A single region of the Saprospiraceae bacterium genome encodes:
- a CDS encoding META domain-containing protein: MYKIAFPLIFLCASVWIGCPSKAGSDISKAVWQLQSWSMGELPDSFTITATFADGRLTGKGVCNQYFSDATIVGDKVTISGVGATKMLCPAYSDIERTYFEYLQKASSFKVNKDQLTLVCGEETLVFVKKGL; the protein is encoded by the coding sequence ATGTACAAAATTGCATTTCCATTAATTTTCCTTTGTGCCTCCGTTTGGATTGGCTGCCCTTCCAAAGCTGGAAGTGATATTTCTAAGGCTGTTTGGCAGCTCCAAAGTTGGTCAATGGGGGAATTACCCGACTCATTCACGATAACAGCTACTTTTGCTGATGGGCGTTTGACAGGCAAAGGTGTCTGCAATCAATACTTTTCTGATGCGACCATAGTAGGTGACAAAGTAACCATTAGCGGAGTAGGTGCTACTAAAATGCTTTGTCCTGCATATTCCGATATTGAGCGAACCTATTTTGAGTATCTCCAAAAAGCCAGCTCCTTTAAGGTAAACAAGGACCAGTTAACATTAGTTTGTGGAGAGGAGACCCTGGTATTTGTAAAGAAGGGCCTCTAA
- a CDS encoding NAD(P)H-dependent oxidoreductase, which yields MTLQNIPLIILGTARSHGNTRQIVDELMKEQTCELVDLNEWHFSYYDYEHRNKEDDFLKLVEKMLQHDTLLFASPIYWYSMSAVMKTFFDRLSDLLTIRKALGRQLRGKTMLVLSCSEDAEDYDCFAKPFELSADYLGMHYAGYFHTWIEDGEVPPESRQTLKRLKATLADLGISEA from the coding sequence ATGACTTTACAAAATATACCGCTAATCATCCTTGGTACTGCGCGCAGCCATGGCAACACTCGCCAAATTGTTGATGAACTAATGAAAGAACAAACTTGTGAGTTGGTAGACTTAAATGAATGGCACTTTTCCTACTATGACTATGAACACCGGAATAAGGAAGACGATTTTTTGAAGCTAGTAGAAAAAATGTTACAGCACGATACCCTATTATTTGCTTCCCCTATTTATTGGTACAGTATGAGTGCGGTGATGAAAACTTTTTTTGATCGCCTTTCTGATTTACTGACGATTCGCAAAGCATTGGGTAGGCAATTGCGTGGAAAAACGATGCTCGTTTTAAGTTGTAGTGAAGATGCGGAGGACTACGATTGCTTTGCTAAACCATTTGAGCTTTCTGCCGATTACCTAGGCATGCATTACGCGGGGTATTTTCATACATGGATTGAGGATGGAGAAGTGCCCCCAGAAAGCCGCCAAACACTAAAGCGATTGAAGGCGACACTAGCAGATCTAGGGATCAGTGAAGCCTGA
- a CDS encoding alkaline phosphatase family protein codes for MKLNTFAFLFVGILLWSCTPKTTESVRTKPQLPDDYNQEGKVKLAIVISVDQMRYDYLERFAGLFEHGLKTLSTEGTVFSNAHHEHSMTATAPGHATLSTGCYPMHHGIVENNFYNQKTGTVDYGVTDPSVKLIGAAQEGPGVSPKNLERMALGDHLKKASSKSKVIAVAIKDRTSILLGGKKPDHAFWFDNGKLKFISSSYYTKTLPAYIDELEPVTLYGAEIEKGWYKKLPEEAYKLSREDDFAFENGQFLPSFPHTKARTGGFIRPDMKNTIMMRLTPLGDKVVLDLAKRIIAEEKMGVDDQTDLLFVGCSNADAIGHHFGPMSQEVQDYYLWLDEYLGEFIDYLDKNIGRANYVIALSADHGVLPMPEELSRKGIDAKRILNKDFNEMLTKAEKEAAAKLGVPDSLFLAADASGVTPDYTHTRSKGIKDAKVREVIAEAIVGLDVVEEVFTLETLAQTNGGEMLTLFQRSSFPNRGHHIKMRYKENYLVGYSATGTSHGSPYDYDQNVPVLFFGGNIPAQKIDRKIETVDMAPTLGRLMGIQPKPQMDGKILLEAVMSH; via the coding sequence ATGAAATTAAATACTTTCGCCTTTCTATTTGTGGGAATACTGCTATGGTCTTGTACCCCTAAAACGACAGAATCTGTCAGGACGAAGCCACAACTGCCCGATGATTATAATCAGGAAGGGAAGGTCAAGTTGGCCATTGTAATCTCTGTTGACCAAATGCGCTATGATTACCTCGAACGCTTTGCCGGGCTTTTTGAGCATGGTCTCAAAACCTTGTCAACCGAGGGGACGGTTTTTTCTAATGCTCACCATGAGCATTCTATGACAGCCACCGCGCCAGGCCACGCTACCCTCTCAACGGGTTGCTACCCTATGCATCACGGCATTGTAGAAAACAACTTCTATAATCAGAAAACAGGCACTGTTGATTATGGCGTAACAGATCCTAGTGTAAAACTGATAGGTGCGGCGCAAGAGGGGCCCGGTGTTTCCCCCAAGAATTTGGAGCGGATGGCCCTAGGTGACCACCTCAAGAAGGCTTCTTCGAAGAGCAAAGTAATTGCTGTCGCCATCAAAGATCGAACAAGTATTTTATTGGGAGGAAAAAAACCTGACCATGCCTTTTGGTTTGATAATGGTAAGCTGAAATTTATTTCCTCTTCTTATTATACCAAAACCTTACCTGCTTATATTGATGAGCTGGAACCAGTAACTTTGTATGGTGCCGAAATCGAAAAAGGCTGGTATAAAAAACTGCCAGAGGAGGCCTACAAACTTTCCAGAGAAGATGATTTTGCCTTTGAAAATGGACAATTCCTGCCCTCCTTTCCTCATACCAAAGCACGAACAGGAGGTTTTATCCGTCCGGACATGAAAAACACCATAATGATGAGGTTGACACCGCTGGGAGATAAAGTTGTCTTGGATTTGGCTAAGCGGATCATTGCGGAAGAAAAAATGGGCGTAGATGACCAAACGGATTTATTATTCGTTGGTTGTTCAAATGCAGATGCTATTGGTCACCATTTTGGGCCGATGAGCCAGGAAGTACAGGATTATTACTTATGGTTGGATGAGTACTTAGGGGAATTTATTGATTATCTCGATAAAAATATAGGCCGCGCCAATTATGTGATAGCCTTAAGTGCAGATCACGGTGTTTTGCCAATGCCCGAGGAACTCAGTCGAAAAGGTATAGATGCCAAACGCATCTTAAATAAAGATTTTAATGAAATGCTAACCAAAGCAGAAAAGGAAGCTGCTGCAAAACTGGGAGTACCCGATTCCCTGTTTCTAGCTGCCGATGCGAGCGGAGTTACACCCGATTATACCCATACGCGTTCAAAAGGAATAAAAGATGCAAAGGTTCGCGAAGTCATTGCGGAGGCTATTGTCGGGTTGGATGTCGTAGAAGAGGTATTTACCTTGGAAACATTGGCGCAGACAAATGGCGGCGAAATGCTGACTTTGTTTCAGCGATCTTCTTTTCCTAATAGAGGACACCATATTAAGATGCGCTATAAAGAAAATTATTTAGTCGGATATAGTGCAACGGGGACTAGTCATGGTTCGCCTTATGACTATGATCAAAACGTACCCGTCCTTTTCTTTGGAGGCAATATCCCCGCTCAAAAAATTGATAGGAAAATTGAAACGGTTGATATGGCACCAACACTAGGTAGGCTAATGGGGATTCAACCCAAACCCCAAATGGATGGAAAAATCTTATTGGAAGCGGTGATGAGTCATTAG